The proteins below are encoded in one region of Streptomyces ficellus:
- a CDS encoding serine/threonine-protein kinase, with translation MGEVWRATDEVLGRPVAMKLLLGDDSDSQTAARFRLEGQTAARLSHPHVVAVFDFGAWEGRFYLVMELVEGRSLAQELAAAGSLPAARVAAVAAQTAAGLASAHRQGIVHRDIKPGNLMSDADGTVKLGDFGIARFVDDPAAALTQAGQIVGTSLYLAPERALGQPAGPGSDVYSLGCVLYQLLTGRPPFHADTATAILYQHIDTPPVPPLRLGVDVPPAFENYLLGMLAKQPEERPSAQEVADWFASGAWQGRTQSLPAPAPAPVPAPAPVPAPLPATAPTYMLPDAPRRSRRAVPATRTGGARQFVSRRPRVASLIAGSVAFFAAVLIGMALFSPDSTSAETPQVEIGDTLSGD, from the coding sequence ATGGGCGAGGTCTGGCGCGCCACGGACGAGGTGCTGGGCCGGCCGGTGGCCATGAAGCTGCTCCTGGGGGACGACTCGGACTCCCAGACGGCGGCCCGGTTCCGGCTGGAGGGGCAGACCGCCGCCCGGCTGAGCCACCCGCACGTGGTGGCCGTCTTCGACTTCGGGGCCTGGGAGGGCCGTTTCTACCTGGTCATGGAGCTGGTCGAGGGGCGCAGCCTGGCCCAGGAGCTGGCCGCGGCCGGCTCGCTCCCGGCGGCCCGGGTGGCGGCCGTCGCCGCGCAGACCGCGGCGGGGCTGGCGTCGGCGCACCGGCAGGGCATCGTGCACCGGGACATCAAGCCCGGGAACCTGATGTCGGACGCGGACGGGACGGTGAAGCTCGGCGACTTCGGCATCGCGCGGTTCGTGGACGACCCGGCCGCGGCGCTGACCCAGGCCGGGCAGATCGTCGGCACCAGCCTGTACCTGGCGCCGGAGCGGGCGCTGGGGCAGCCGGCCGGGCCGGGGTCGGACGTGTACTCGCTCGGGTGCGTGCTGTACCAACTGCTCACCGGGCGGCCGCCGTTCCACGCCGACACCGCGACGGCGATCCTCTACCAGCACATCGACACCCCGCCGGTGCCGCCGCTGCGGCTCGGGGTGGACGTGCCGCCCGCGTTCGAGAACTACCTGCTGGGGATGCTCGCGAAGCAGCCGGAGGAGCGGCCCTCGGCGCAGGAGGTCGCCGACTGGTTCGCCTCGGGCGCCTGGCAGGGGCGTACGCAGTCGCTCCCCGCCCCCGCGCCGGCGCCCGTCCCGGCCCCCGCCCCCGTCCCTGCGCCGCTGCCGGCGACTGCGCCCACGTACATGCTCCCGGACGCCCCGCGCCGGAGCCGCCGCGCCGTGCCCGCGACGCGCACGGGCGGCGCCCGCCAGTTCGTCAGCCGGCGTCCGCGGGTGGCGAGCCTGATCGCGGGCAGCGTGGCGTTCTTCGCGGCGGTGCTGATCGGCATGGCGCTGTTCTCACCCGACTCCACCTCGGCGGAGACGCCCCAGGTGGAGATCGGCGACACCCTGAGCGGCGACTGA
- a CDS encoding VOC family protein gives MAVQPEGMPCWADAMFGDLDGAKRFYGEVLGWTFGESATEFGNYTEASHDGKAVAAIVPPMPGAEGQSAWCLYLASPDAAATAQKIRDNGGEILMEPMRVADFGTMVLARDPGGVVFGVWQAGTHEGFQSMGATGAYCWAEVYTREPQKSDDFFPAVFPYRTQTMHHPDMDFRVYNLGDQPALGRLEMDESFPAEIPPHINVYFAVPDCDAAVAKATDLGGVLRFGPMSSPFGRFAVLTDPAGAVFSVIDLTTTEGDMPTMTDA, from the coding sequence ATGGCCGTACAACCCGAAGGCATGCCGTGCTGGGCGGACGCGATGTTCGGCGACCTCGACGGCGCGAAGCGCTTCTACGGCGAGGTACTGGGCTGGACGTTCGGCGAGTCGGCGACCGAGTTCGGCAACTACACGGAAGCGTCCCACGACGGCAAGGCCGTGGCCGCCATCGTGCCGCCCATGCCCGGGGCCGAGGGACAGTCCGCCTGGTGCCTCTACCTCGCCTCGCCCGACGCCGCGGCCACCGCGCAGAAGATCCGCGACAACGGCGGCGAGATCCTCATGGAGCCGATGCGGGTCGCCGACTTCGGCACCATGGTGCTGGCCCGCGACCCCGGCGGCGTCGTCTTCGGCGTCTGGCAGGCGGGCACCCACGAGGGCTTCCAGTCCATGGGCGCGACCGGCGCCTACTGCTGGGCGGAGGTCTACACCCGGGAGCCGCAGAAGTCCGACGACTTCTTCCCCGCGGTGTTCCCCTACCGCACGCAGACCATGCACCACCCCGACATGGACTTCCGCGTCTACAACCTCGGCGACCAGCCGGCGCTGGGCCGCCTGGAGATGGACGAGTCGTTCCCCGCGGAGATCCCGCCCCACATCAACGTCTACTTCGCCGTTCCCGACTGCGACGCCGCCGTCGCCAAGGCCACCGACCTCGGCGGCGTCCTCCGCTTCGGCCCCATGAGCAGCCCCTTCGGCCGCTTCGCCGTCCTGACCGACCCGGCGGGCGCGGTCTTCTCGGTCATCGACCTCACCACCACGGAAGGCGACATGCCGACGATGACCGACGCCTGA
- a CDS encoding toxin, protein MSMRELRKECEAGLADLPIPAPFTIEGLVANMEAARGRTIVLRELPDRLARVNAACGLRLTSGTTSFVLYRRRPTAYQTQHVILHELCHEWFDHGTSLDAAQLRRLLPVFDTSLISRMLGPDATVQARAQYDTHDERVAEFGASLIPRMARDVTSDDMVGRLANSLSRPVAHRRRGLFRRNR, encoded by the coding sequence ATGTCCATGCGCGAGCTGCGGAAAGAGTGCGAAGCCGGACTCGCCGACCTGCCCATCCCGGCCCCTTTCACCATCGAGGGCCTGGTCGCCAACATGGAGGCCGCCCGGGGCCGCACGATCGTGCTGCGCGAACTGCCCGACCGCCTGGCGCGCGTCAACGCCGCCTGCGGGCTGCGCCTCACCTCCGGCACGACCAGCTTCGTCCTGTACCGCCGGCGCCCCACCGCGTACCAGACGCAGCACGTCATCCTGCACGAGCTGTGCCACGAGTGGTTCGACCACGGCACGTCCCTGGACGCGGCCCAACTGCGGCGCCTGCTCCCGGTGTTCGACACCTCACTGATCTCGCGGATGCTCGGGCCGGACGCCACCGTGCAGGCGCGCGCGCAGTACGACACGCACGACGAGCGGGTGGCCGAATTCGGCGCCTCGCTCATACCCCGGATGGCGCGGGACGTGACCAGTGATGACATGGTGGGGCGACTCGCCAACTCCCTGTCGCGGCCCGTCGCCCACCGGCGTCGCGGGCTGTTCCGCCGCAACCGCTAG
- a CDS encoding MAB_1171c family putative transporter yields the protein MSALDAAGYLIAGLMTAVALWRMPAALWGDEEDRRRRALWGCYAGFAAALWTKTEAVRTGLNNSPVVDLAVLIKHYTSTIAILAILSYIVAIYGHYPADGTVPRHVRFARLVQQVAAKASVATLVLLTVLFFTVVDRSVPSDRFVSDHAGQWGATLYMSVFYLYLGAASAVCAYQWALATGNARLRHLRAGLGMMTAAMFIGVAYTVSRTLFLWASVLHHPSRSFAQTFDKATELAQVVLFALFAVGASIPAFSKGWRRVKLWRAQVRLHPLWHALMTAFPDQPFEPPAPLARELTRFDTPADLRVDRWAADIADAVEKLRHYVPDGLVGAATSLAGGPGPLADAYWIKAALAAKADGAPAGKAAAVEQKHATDQDDEVAWLVRVADAYRKADGDRARGLLVSLESTA from the coding sequence TTGAGCGCGCTCGACGCCGCCGGCTACCTCATAGCCGGCCTGATGACCGCCGTCGCCCTGTGGCGCATGCCGGCCGCCCTGTGGGGCGACGAGGAGGACCGGCGCCGACGGGCGCTGTGGGGGTGTTACGCGGGGTTCGCCGCCGCCCTGTGGACGAAGACGGAGGCCGTGCGCACCGGGCTCAACAACAGCCCCGTCGTCGACCTCGCCGTCCTCATCAAGCACTACACGTCGACGATCGCGATCCTCGCCATCCTCAGCTACATCGTCGCCATCTACGGCCACTACCCGGCGGACGGCACGGTGCCGCGGCACGTGCGGTTCGCGCGGTTGGTGCAGCAGGTGGCGGCGAAGGCGTCCGTCGCGACGCTGGTGCTGCTGACCGTGCTGTTCTTCACGGTCGTCGACCGGTCGGTGCCCTCCGACCGGTTCGTCTCCGACCACGCCGGGCAGTGGGGGGCCACGCTCTACATGAGCGTGTTCTACCTGTACCTGGGCGCCGCGTCCGCCGTCTGCGCCTACCAGTGGGCGCTGGCGACCGGCAACGCGCGGCTGCGGCACCTGCGGGCCGGGCTCGGCATGATGACCGCCGCGATGTTCATCGGCGTCGCCTACACCGTCAGCCGGACCCTGTTCCTGTGGGCCAGCGTGCTGCACCACCCCAGCCGCTCCTTCGCCCAGACCTTCGACAAGGCCACCGAACTGGCGCAGGTGGTGCTGTTCGCGCTCTTCGCGGTGGGCGCGTCCATCCCCGCGTTCAGCAAGGGCTGGCGGCGGGTGAAGCTGTGGCGGGCCCAGGTGCGGCTGCACCCGCTGTGGCACGCGCTGATGACGGCCTTCCCCGACCAGCCCTTCGAGCCGCCGGCCCCGCTCGCACGGGAGCTGACCCGGTTCGACACCCCCGCCGACCTGCGGGTCGACCGCTGGGCCGCGGACATCGCCGACGCGGTCGAGAAACTGCGGCACTACGTCCCCGACGGCCTCGTCGGCGCCGCCACGTCCCTGGCGGGCGGGCCGGGGCCGCTCGCCGACGCGTACTGGATCAAGGCGGCGCTGGCCGCCAAGGCGGACGGCGCGCCCGCCGGCAAGGCCGCGGCCGTCGAGCAGAAGCACGCCACCGACCAGGACGACGAGGTGGCGTGGCTGGTGCGGGTGGCGGACGCGTACCGCAAGGCCGACGGCGACCGGGCGCGCGGCCTCCTGGTGTCCCTGGAGAGCACCGCATGA
- a CDS encoding SsgA family sporulation/cell division regulator, with the protein MNTVLRDKVFMRLLSPDGHELPVLSHLTYDPRDPYAVTVGFTHGGFVYAEWRLDRDMLRDGMAHPVGEGDVTMWPVLNGTREELRIELLNTAVFTVWAPSLWRFLRKTYEEVPAGRERVEDLDAFLEELLAAG; encoded by the coding sequence ATGAACACGGTCCTGCGCGACAAGGTCTTCATGCGGCTTCTCTCGCCGGACGGTCACGAGCTTCCCGTCCTGTCCCACCTCACCTACGACCCGCGCGACCCCTACGCGGTCACGGTCGGCTTCACCCACGGCGGCTTCGTGTACGCCGAGTGGCGCCTGGACCGCGACATGCTGCGGGACGGCATGGCGCACCCGGTCGGCGAGGGGGACGTGACGATGTGGCCGGTGCTCAACGGCACCCGGGAGGAACTGCGCATAGAGCTGCTGAACACGGCCGTGTTCACGGTCTGGGCGCCGTCGCTGTGGCGCTTCCTCCGCAAGACCTACGAGGAGGTCCCGGCGGGCCGCGAACGCGTCGAGGACCTGGACGCGTTCCTCGAGGAGCTGCTGGCCGCGGGCTGA
- a CDS encoding D-alanyl-D-alanine carboxypeptidase family protein: MIVSSLVAAALLLPSAPAGPAAPRPVEPVPPPAAVRVDPALLHRGGTQVHLPPGVKAPPRLSARSWLVADAATGDVLAAHDAHRRLPPASTLKALFALASLSGLPADRQHTVSEHELRGIGDGSSLVGVREEVTYRVADLWRGVFLSSGNDAVRVLAGLRGGIPATVARMQATARALGAYDTRVVSPDGYDAPGQVSSAYDLAVFGRAGLRDPDFARYAATAYAKFPARGWSFDIRNTNRLLTGADGVKRYPGILGIKNGYTTNAGHTLIAAARKGPRTLVVSVMDPRGGGAYAVYEEARDLLDWGFAAAPHARPVGSLLPPPAAPPVRAAAPPAPAGTAKPPAAAPPAAGPSAVPPTAAVSVATLPDTGDDGPRLFLPLTFVGSACLAAATLWLVRRRTER; this comes from the coding sequence ATGATCGTCAGTTCGCTCGTGGCCGCGGCCCTGCTGCTCCCGTCCGCGCCGGCCGGCCCCGCCGCCCCGCGCCCCGTCGAGCCGGTGCCGCCGCCCGCGGCCGTGCGCGTCGACCCCGCGCTCCTGCACCGGGGCGGTACGCAGGTGCACCTGCCGCCCGGTGTGAAGGCGCCGCCCCGGCTGTCCGCCCGCTCGTGGCTGGTCGCCGACGCCGCGACCGGGGACGTCCTCGCCGCGCACGACGCCCACCGGCGCCTGCCGCCCGCCTCCACCCTGAAGGCGCTGTTCGCCCTGGCGTCGCTGTCCGGCCTGCCGGCCGACCGGCAGCACACGGTCAGCGAGCACGAGCTGCGGGGCATCGGGGACGGCAGCAGCCTGGTGGGCGTGCGCGAGGAGGTCACCTACCGGGTGGCCGACCTGTGGCGCGGTGTCTTCCTCAGCTCCGGCAACGACGCCGTCCGGGTCCTCGCGGGCCTGCGCGGCGGCATCCCGGCCACCGTCGCCAGGATGCAGGCCACGGCCCGGGCACTGGGGGCGTACGACACCCGGGTGGTGTCCCCCGACGGGTACGACGCGCCCGGGCAGGTCTCGTCCGCGTACGACCTGGCGGTCTTCGGCCGTGCGGGGCTGCGCGACCCGGACTTCGCGCGCTACGCCGCCACCGCGTACGCCAAGTTCCCCGCCAGGGGCTGGTCGTTCGACATCCGCAACACCAACCGGCTGCTGACCGGCGCCGACGGCGTGAAGCGCTACCCGGGGATCCTCGGCATCAAGAACGGCTACACCACCAACGCGGGCCACACCCTGATCGCCGCCGCCCGCAAGGGTCCGCGCACGCTGGTCGTCTCGGTGATGGACCCCCGCGGGGGCGGCGCGTACGCCGTGTACGAGGAGGCGCGCGACCTGCTCGACTGGGGGTTCGCGGCCGCGCCGCACGCCCGCCCGGTGGGCTCCCTGCTGCCCCCGCCCGCCGCGCCCCCGGTCCGCGCGGCGGCCCCGCCGGCCCCGGCGGGTACCGCGAAGCCCCCCGCCGCCGCGCCGCCCGCCGCAGGCCCGTCCGCCGTCCCGCCGACCGCCGCCGTGTCCGTCGCCACCCTGCCGGACACCGGTGACGATGGCCCCCGCCTCTTCCTCCCGCTGACGTTCGTCGGCTCGGCCTGCCTGGCGGCGGCCACGCTGTGGCTGGTGCGCCGCCGCACCGAACGGTGA
- a CDS encoding nucleoside hydrolase, with protein MTPIPVILDCDPGHDDAFTILLAAAHPSVELLAITTVAGNATVEKTSLNARRVCTAAGIRGVPVAAGLAGPLHGAGIVARNIHGESGLDGPGFGEPTVPLDPRDAITLLRETLLAHPGPVTLVPTGPLSNIAAFLLAHPGLAAERVDRIVLMGGSTGRGNRTPAAEFNIAADPEAADIVFSSGLDVTMIGLNVSHQVPAAPGVLTRLEALGTPLARLCVELLTYFGTTYREVFGLAAPPMHDPLTVAHLVDPDLITTVRAPVAVELTGTHTRGATVVDLDGVTGRPANARVGTAVDAPAFWDLIVDAVRVLGERSGES; from the coding sequence ATGACCCCCATCCCCGTGATCCTGGACTGCGACCCCGGGCACGACGACGCCTTCACCATCCTGCTGGCCGCCGCCCACCCCTCCGTCGAGCTGCTCGCGATCACCACCGTCGCCGGCAACGCGACCGTCGAGAAGACCTCCCTGAACGCCCGCCGGGTGTGCACGGCCGCCGGGATCCGGGGCGTGCCGGTCGCCGCCGGGCTGGCGGGCCCGCTGCACGGGGCCGGGATCGTCGCCCGGAACATCCACGGCGAGTCCGGCCTCGACGGCCCCGGGTTCGGAGAGCCGACGGTGCCGCTCGACCCGCGCGACGCGATCACGCTGCTGCGCGAGACGCTGCTCGCCCACCCCGGCCCGGTGACGCTCGTCCCGACCGGCCCGCTGAGCAACATCGCCGCGTTCCTGCTCGCCCATCCGGGCCTGGCCGCCGAACGGGTGGACCGGATCGTGCTGATGGGCGGCTCCACCGGGCGCGGCAACCGCACCCCGGCCGCCGAGTTCAACATCGCCGCCGACCCGGAGGCCGCCGACATCGTGTTCTCCAGCGGGCTGGACGTCACGATGATCGGGCTGAACGTCAGCCACCAGGTCCCGGCCGCGCCCGGTGTCCTCACCCGGCTGGAGGCGCTCGGGACGCCCCTGGCGCGGCTGTGCGTCGAGCTGCTGACGTACTTCGGCACCACCTACCGCGAGGTCTTCGGGCTCGCCGCCCCGCCGATGCACGACCCGCTGACGGTCGCCCACCTCGTCGACCCGGACCTGATCACCACGGTCCGCGCGCCGGTGGCCGTCGAACTGACCGGCACCCACACGCGCGGTGCCACGGTCGTCGACCTCGACGGGGTCACCGGCCGTCCCGCCAACGCCCGGGTCGGCACCGCCGTCGACGCCCCGGCGTTCTGGGACCTGATCGTCGACGCGGTACGCGTCCTCGGCGAACGGTCCGGGGAGTCGTAG
- a CDS encoding DUF418 domain-containing protein, with product MTETLGAPAPTTAVSAKRLALLDVLRGVAILGTLMTNVWVFTGPGAEWGVLQGTLGDLSFGSVPDAAESVFRLLADGKFLSMLTILFGAGLAIQYASAARRGQPWPGRYRWRALFLFAEGTVHFVLVFAWDVLMGYAVTALLVATLLTRSERARRRVMWWAAGTHLALMGLLTAALAADSSPGGKVSPEVVDLYAHGGWADLIAFRLENAIALRMEPVLTFFLLLFLFLLGVRLFRAGAFGADAAARRVRSRMLLWGLGLGVPLNVAVALAGPDFFLLGRYGAAPLMAVGYMGLIGAVVDRVRRPGPLTNGLTAVGRTALSGYVLQNVICVVVAYGAGLGLASRLDGSWHPWWVMGLWAAVSVVLLVGSSLWLRRFSAGPLESVQKWALRR from the coding sequence ATGACCGAGACCTTGGGCGCGCCCGCGCCCACCACAGCCGTGTCCGCGAAGCGCCTCGCGCTGCTCGACGTCCTGCGCGGGGTCGCGATCCTCGGGACGCTGATGACGAACGTCTGGGTGTTCACCGGGCCCGGCGCCGAGTGGGGCGTCCTCCAGGGCACCCTGGGCGACCTGTCGTTCGGGTCGGTCCCGGACGCCGCCGAGAGCGTGTTCCGGCTGCTGGCGGACGGCAAGTTCCTGTCGATGCTGACGATCCTGTTCGGCGCGGGGCTGGCGATCCAGTACGCCTCGGCGGCCCGGCGCGGGCAGCCGTGGCCCGGCCGCTACCGGTGGCGGGCGCTGTTCCTGTTCGCGGAGGGGACCGTGCACTTCGTGCTGGTCTTCGCCTGGGACGTCCTCATGGGGTACGCGGTCACGGCCCTGCTCGTCGCGACGCTGCTGACGCGCTCCGAGCGGGCGCGGCGGCGGGTGATGTGGTGGGCGGCCGGGACGCACCTGGCGCTGATGGGGCTGCTGACGGCGGCACTGGCCGCCGACTCCTCGCCGGGCGGGAAGGTCTCGCCGGAGGTCGTCGACCTGTACGCGCACGGCGGCTGGGCGGACCTGATCGCCTTCCGGCTGGAGAACGCGATCGCCCTGCGCATGGAGCCCGTCCTGACGTTCTTCCTGCTCCTGTTCCTGTTCCTGCTGGGCGTACGGCTGTTCCGGGCGGGCGCCTTCGGGGCGGACGCGGCGGCGCGGCGCGTGCGGTCGCGGATGCTGCTGTGGGGCCTGGGGCTGGGCGTCCCGCTGAACGTGGCGGTGGCGCTGGCCGGACCGGACTTCTTCCTGCTGGGGCGGTACGGGGCGGCGCCCCTGATGGCGGTCGGGTACATGGGGCTGATCGGTGCCGTCGTGGACCGCGTCCGGCGCCCGGGCCCGCTGACGAACGGGCTCACCGCCGTGGGGCGCACGGCGCTGTCGGGGTACGTGCTCCAGAACGTGATCTGCGTGGTCGTCGCGTACGGCGCCGGCCTGGGCCTGGCGTCCCGGCTCGACGGGTCCTGGCATCCGTGGTGGGTGATGGGGCTGTGGGCGGCGGTGTCGGTGGTGCTGCTGGTGGGCTCCAGCCTGTGGCTGCGCCGCTTCTCGGCCGGCCCGCTGGAGTCCGTGCAGAAGTGGGCCCTGCGGCGCTGA
- a CDS encoding SDR family oxidoreductase has translation MSSVIAVTGASGRVGGRVARRLADQGLKTRLLGRDPARLPDLPGAVKAPPAPYGDAEAVRRALDGADTLFLVSAHESPDRIQEHRTAIDAALAAGVGRIVYLSFLGAAPQATFTFARDHWHTERYIEAQGVPHTFLRDSWYLAGFAAMTGPDGVLRGPAGGGRVAAVAHEDIADVASAVLLDDGAHDGAVYDVTGEEALTLAEAAEELSRAAGRTVTYVPETRAEAYASREGYGADHWEVTGWVTSYEAIAVGEMGTVADTVRRLAGHAPMTLREYLAAHPRSYAHLL, from the coding sequence ATGTCTTCCGTGATCGCTGTGACCGGGGCGAGCGGCCGCGTCGGCGGCCGTGTCGCCCGCCGCCTCGCCGACCAGGGCCTCAAGACGCGGCTGCTGGGCCGTGACCCGGCCCGGCTGCCCGACCTGCCGGGCGCGGTGAAGGCCCCGCCCGCGCCGTACGGCGACGCCGAGGCCGTGCGCCGCGCCCTGGACGGCGCCGACACCCTGTTCCTGGTGTCCGCGCACGAGAGCCCCGACCGCATCCAGGAGCACCGCACCGCGATCGACGCGGCGCTCGCGGCGGGCGTGGGACGGATCGTGTACCTGTCGTTCCTGGGCGCCGCGCCCCAGGCGACGTTCACCTTCGCCCGCGACCACTGGCACACCGAGCGGTACATCGAGGCGCAGGGCGTACCGCACACCTTCCTGCGCGACAGCTGGTACCTCGCCGGGTTCGCGGCGATGACCGGCCCGGACGGCGTCCTGCGGGGCCCGGCGGGCGGCGGCCGGGTCGCGGCGGTCGCCCACGAGGACATCGCGGACGTGGCGTCGGCGGTCCTCCTCGACGACGGCGCCCACGACGGCGCCGTGTACGACGTGACCGGCGAGGAGGCCCTCACCCTGGCGGAGGCGGCGGAGGAGCTGTCCCGGGCGGCCGGCCGGACCGTCACCTACGTCCCCGAGACCCGCGCCGAGGCCTACGCCTCCCGCGAGGGGTACGGCGCCGACCACTGGGAGGTCACCGGCTGGGTGACCTCCTACGAGGCGATCGCGGTGGGTGAGATGGGCACGGTCGCCGACACGGTCCGCCGCCTGGCCGGCCACGCCCCCATGACGCTGCGCGAGTACCTCGCGGCCCACCCGCGCTCCTACGCCCACCTGCTCTGA
- a CDS encoding GNAT family N-acetyltransferase: protein MTLTTGGEDKELSALLDRELTAFNQAATGAADEAELSVRATDDESGEITGGLTGWTWGGLGGVSMLWVREDQRGTGLGTRLMRAAEDEARRRGCDRMIVSSFSFQAPPFYRRLGYVETGRSEGIPGGNVDVHFYKPLTASAAAPLFRLAVLLDYPPDAVADALAHEERTLALLPRHGGRLERRMRTGDGLSEVHLLTFPSEDAYRAYLADPERDPDGRITARVLEVTEVYG from the coding sequence GTGACACTGACGACCGGCGGCGAGGACAAGGAACTGTCGGCCCTCCTGGACCGGGAGCTGACGGCCTTCAACCAGGCCGCCACCGGCGCCGCCGACGAGGCGGAGCTGTCCGTCCGGGCGACCGACGACGAGTCCGGCGAGATCACCGGCGGGCTCACCGGGTGGACCTGGGGCGGCCTCGGCGGCGTCAGCATGCTGTGGGTCCGCGAGGACCAGCGCGGCACCGGGCTCGGCACGCGGCTGATGCGCGCGGCGGAGGACGAGGCACGGCGGCGCGGCTGCGACCGGATGATCGTGTCGTCGTTCTCGTTCCAGGCGCCGCCCTTCTACCGGCGGCTCGGGTACGTGGAGACCGGCCGCTCCGAGGGCATCCCCGGCGGCAACGTGGACGTCCACTTCTACAAGCCGCTCACGGCGTCCGCCGCGGCGCCGCTGTTCCGGCTGGCCGTCCTGCTCGACTACCCGCCGGACGCCGTGGCGGACGCCCTGGCGCACGAGGAGCGGACGCTGGCCCTCCTCCCGCGCCACGGCGGCCGGCTGGAGCGGCGGATGCGCACCGGCGACGGGCTGTCGGAGGTTCACCTGCTGACGTTCCCGTCCGAGGACGCCTACCGCGCCTACCTCGCCGACCCGGAACGTGACCCGGACGGGCGGATCACCGCGCGCGTGCTGGAGGTGACGGAAGTGTACGGCTGA